The following coding sequences are from one Rutidosis leptorrhynchoides isolate AG116_Rl617_1_P2 chromosome 11, CSIRO_AGI_Rlap_v1, whole genome shotgun sequence window:
- the LOC139874320 gene encoding putative F-box protein At1g47800, producing the protein MAKKRKTMSNYIPFEIQIKIFCQLPVKSILRFRSVSKEWKSLIDSSEFNSDYIAKRQRLLIIRCRGYIVDDVECETGEYCWIVDDDGSFSQYKSSLKYPRFVNRRKVKQLYVNRENVKPWYVNLRSIKGILNISSLQFVGTSHGLLCFINNYVYCFDHYVIWNPSIRKSVAINEPYSSGLVSYGFGVCPHSLDPKIIRIIGYWQVEIFTLSGGVWRSPLTKLQSKWLINIRLCAPTSFAINGFIYWGAFVSHKPIVGNCLTDPVFTIVSFNLVTEEFTKIDVPSKLSRRRNLTYFELFKLRESLGVVRYEYKGSEKDHNVWLMDHVSKSFSELFTVTLPLCWKVVGFRDNDQLILVNTADKYEAQFVAYDPYSKQFNHRSSYYLGCTASSTSSYTESLLLLNRSDTVDDDEGDAHIASFEDHRI; encoded by the coding sequence ATGGCCAAAAAAAGAAAAACCATGTCAAATTACATACCTTTTGAAATACAAATCAAAATCTTTTGTCAGCTTCCAGTTAAATCAATTCTTCGATTTCGATCAGTCTCGAAGGAATGGAAATCTTTGATTGATAGCTCTGAATTTAATTCCGATTACATTGCAAAACGACAACGTCTTCTTATAATCAGGTGTCGTGGCTATATCGTTGATGATGTTGAATGTGAAACAGGAGAGTATTGTTGGATAGTTGATGATGATGGTTCTTTCTCCCAATACAAGAGTTCCTTGAAGTATCCTCGGTTCGTTAACAGGCGGAAAGTTAAGCAACTGTACGTTAACCGAGAGAACGTTAAACCATGGTATGTTAACCTACGGTCCATTAAAGGAATTCTGAATATAAGTTCTTTACAGTTTGTTGGTACCTCTCATGGCTTGCTTTGctttattaataattatgtttattgTTTTGATCATTACGTTATTTGGAATCCTTCAATAAGAAAATCAGTAGCAATTAATGAACCTTATTCTTCTGGTTTAGTTTCCTATGGTTTTGGAGTTTGTCCTCACTCTCTTGACCCTAAGATTATTAGAATAATTGGATATTGGCAAGTTGAGATATTTACGTTAAGTGGAGGGGTGTGGAGAAGTCCGTTAACCAAACTTCAAAGTAAATGGTTAATTAATATCCGGTTGTGCGCACCAACTTCATTCGCTATAAACGGGTTTATTTACTGGGGTGCCTTTGTAAGTCATAAGCCAATTGTAGGTAATTGTTTAACTGATCCTGTTTTTACGATCGTATCGTTTAATTTGGTAACCGAAGAATTCACAAAAATAGACGTTCCAAGCAAGTTATCCCGTCGTCGTAATTTGACTTATTTCGAACTATTTAAACTAAGAGAGTCTCTTGGTGTGGTTCGATATGAATACAAGGGCTCAGAAAAAGATCACAATGTGTGGTTGATGGATCATGTTTCAAAATCGTTTAGCGAGCTCTTCACAGTTACCTTACCATTGTGTTGGAAAGTAGTGGGATTCAGGGATAATGACCAACTTATATTAGTAAACACTGCTGATAAATATGAAGCACAGTTTGTAGCTTATGATCCCTACTCGAAACAATTCAATCATCGATCAAGTTATTATCTCGGTTGTACAGCCTCTTCTACCTCCTCCTACACAGAATCACTACTTCTGCTTAATCGATCAGACACAGTAGATGACGATGAAGGTGATGCGCACATTGCAAGTTTTGAAGATCACAGGATTTGA
- the LOC139874321 gene encoding F-box protein At3g07870-like gives MRRDVDDDSKKREYCRIVDDDDDTFPQNRISVRYPQFVGSSYGLLCFTGFYLGEDDDCYNRYIIWNPSIRKSVTIDVPYYKHVVVGFGVCPKSLDPKIVRIKIFKVPYDYNLGDTHMVWRVKVFTLNGGVWRRPLTKLPSKWFNVYVLCQTPVVVNGLIYWPAYCTRDNMIVSFDLETEEFTKIHVPSKVARRGFEIFKLRESIGTVRSGSKGRYVVWLMDYVSKSFIKLYTFSTLQVGHWNWKVVGFRDNDQLIIEKNGEYLLKNGVDRYVNEQPELVAYEPNAKQFNHLGFYFGCYSFTSYTESLLLLDQR, from the exons ATGAG ACGCGATGTGGATGATGATAGCAAAAAAAGAGAGTATTGTAggattgttgatgatgatgatgatactttccCCCAAAACAGGATTTCAGTGAG GTATCCTCAGTTTGTTGGTAGCTCTTATGGTTTGCTTTGCTTTACTGGTTTTTATTTAGGTGAAGATGATGATTGTTATAATCGTTACATTATTTGGAATCCTTCCATAAGAAAATCAGTAACAATTGATGTGCCTTATTATAAGCATGTTGTTGTTGGTTTTGGGGTTTGTCCCAAGTCTCTTGACCCTAAGATCGTCAGAATAAAAATTTTTAAGGTTCCATATGATTATAATCTTGGAGACACTCATATGGTTTGGCGAGTTAAGGTATTTACGTTAAACGGAGGGGTTTGGAGACGTCCGTTAACCAAACTTCCTAGTAAATGGTTCAATGTCTATGTGTTGTGTCAAACTCCAGTTGTTGTAAATGGGTTGATTTACTGGCCTGCTTATTGTACTAGAGATAATATGATCGTATCATTCGATTTGGAAACTGAAGAATTCACAAAAATACATGTTCCGAGTAAGGTAGCCCGCCGTGGTTTTGAGATATTTAAACTAAGAGAATCTATTGGCACTGTTCGATCGGGCTCAAAAGGACGTTATGTTGTGTGGTTGATGGACTATGTTTCAAAATCGTTTATCAAGCTCTACACTTTTAGCACTCTACAAGTTGGTCATTGGAATTGGAAAGTAGTGGGATTTAGGGATAACGACCAACTTATAATCGAAAAGAATGGCGAATATTTATTAAAGAATGGAGTGGATCGATATGTAAATGAGCAGCCTGAGCTTGTAGCTTATGAACCCAATGCGAAGCAGTTCAACCACCTTGGGTTTTATTTCGGTTGTTACTCGTTTACCAGCTACACAGAATCACTACTTCTGCTTGATCAACGATGA